The following are from one region of the Petrotoga mobilis SJ95 genome:
- a CDS encoding DUF370 domain-containing protein, whose product MYGLINIGFGNIVVGDRVIAIVSPTSQPLKRLKEIAEQQGKLLEVNHGRKTRAFIITDSGHVIASAIQPETITNRFLQNYYDIEKVLDKIRKEVL is encoded by the coding sequence ATGTATGGATTAATTAACATAGGTTTTGGAAATATCGTTGTTGGTGATAGGGTTATAGCCATTGTTTCTCCTACTTCTCAACCTTTAAAAAGATTAAAAGAAATCGCCGAACAGCAAGGAAAGTTATTAGAAGTAAACCACGGAAGAAAAACTAGAGCATTTATAATAACCGACTCTGGCCATGTTATAGCCAGCGCAATCCAACCAGAAACAATTACCAATAGATTTTTGCAGAACTATTATGACATAGAAAAAGTTTTGGATAAAATACGCAAGGAAGTACTATAA
- the gmk gene encoding guanylate kinase gives MEGLLYIVSGPSGAGKSTLIKNVLDKIIGFSFSVSYTTREKRPGEIDGKDYFFVDKSTFFKMKEDGEFLEWAEVHGNYYATSKKFIEEKLKESRGLVLDVDVQGALNIKKIYKNAIYIFILPPSNEDLEKRLKKRGTESKDSLEIRLKDAQWEISHMKDFDYVIVNQEIEESTNQLISVLVAEQLKRERFDDKTPFFFKKQL, from the coding sequence ATGGAGGGTTTACTTTACATCGTTAGTGGACCATCAGGTGCAGGAAAATCTACATTGATAAAAAATGTTTTAGACAAAATTATTGGCTTTTCATTTTCTGTTTCCTATACCACAAGAGAAAAAAGACCAGGAGAGATTGACGGAAAAGATTATTTTTTTGTTGATAAAAGCACCTTTTTTAAAATGAAAGAAGATGGAGAATTTCTCGAGTGGGCTGAGGTTCATGGAAATTATTATGCAACTTCCAAAAAATTTATTGAGGAAAAGTTAAAAGAAAGTCGAGGCCTTGTTTTAGATGTCGATGTTCAAGGAGCTTTAAATATTAAAAAAATTTATAAGAACGCCATATACATTTTTATTTTACCTCCCTCAAATGAGGATCTAGAAAAAAGACTAAAAAAAAGGGGTACCGAATCAAAAGATTCTTTGGAAATAAGGCTAAAAGATGCACAGTGGGAGATTTCTCATATGAAAGATTTCGATTACGTTATTGTCAACCAGGAAATTGAAGAATCAACAAATCAACTCATATCAGTTCTCGTGGCAGAACAACTTAAGAGAGAAAGGTTCGATGACAAAACTCCGTTTTTTTTTAAAAAACAACTATGA
- a CDS encoding DNA-directed RNA polymerase subunit omega has protein sequence MNLGINYDRILNKAKYKYVIPIIAAKRAETLKNLDELKGITEKKDYVSIALKELENGKIQVKNSALLDSLSK, from the coding sequence ATGAATTTGGGAATAAATTACGATAGAATATTAAATAAAGCGAAGTATAAATATGTAATTCCTATTATTGCAGCTAAAAGGGCTGAAACTCTAAAAAACTTAGATGAATTGAAAGGGATTACTGAGAAAAAAGACTACGTAAGCATCGCCTTAAAAGAATTAGAAAACGGTAAAATACAAGTCAAAAATTCAGCTTTATTAGATAGTTTAAGTAAATAG
- the serS gene encoding serine--tRNA ligase, translated as MLDLKYIRENPQEIKEALTKRNNETSIIDEIISFDEERRKLLQQIETLRAQRNQNSKLVAKLKAQKKNDEAEEIIIQGKEISEQIKNLESDLKNIEDNLNYKLLCVPNIPDSGVPVGKDENENLEVRRWGKPREFDFEPKAHWDLGTELNLLDFDRAAKLSGSRFTILKGDIARLELALINFMIDLHTKDHGYTFILPPHLVTKETITSSGQLPKFEDDLYKTSLDQMYLISTAEVSLAGLHRNETLEFNSLPLKYVAYTPCYRREAGSYGKDVRGMIRQHQFDKVELFWYTTPEESSQALEELTSHAEKVLQLLNLPYRVVALCTGDLGFAAAKTYDLEVWLPSYNDYKEISSCSNTKDFQGRRGNIRYRDRENKLNFVHTLNGSGLAVGRTLVAIMENYQTANGKIEIPEKLIPYMGKEFIG; from the coding sequence ATGTTAGACTTAAAGTATATCAGAGAAAATCCACAAGAAATAAAAGAAGCTTTAACAAAAAGAAACAACGAAACTTCTATAATAGATGAAATTATCTCTTTCGATGAAGAGAGAAGAAAATTGTTGCAACAAATCGAAACTCTTAGAGCCCAAAGAAATCAAAATTCAAAATTAGTTGCTAAATTAAAAGCCCAAAAGAAAAATGATGAGGCCGAAGAAATAATTATCCAGGGAAAGGAAATCTCTGAACAAATAAAAAATCTGGAATCAGATTTGAAAAATATTGAAGACAATTTAAATTATAAATTATTATGTGTGCCTAACATTCCTGACAGCGGTGTACCCGTTGGAAAGGATGAGAACGAAAATCTCGAAGTAAGAAGATGGGGAAAACCACGAGAATTTGATTTTGAACCAAAAGCTCATTGGGATTTAGGCACAGAATTAAACCTCTTAGATTTTGACAGAGCAGCTAAACTAAGCGGATCTCGATTCACCATCTTAAAAGGTGACATAGCCCGTTTAGAGTTGGCTTTAATCAACTTTATGATCGATTTACATACAAAAGATCACGGTTACACCTTTATACTGCCTCCACATCTAGTTACAAAAGAAACTATAACCTCTTCAGGTCAACTGCCGAAATTCGAAGACGATTTATATAAAACTTCTTTGGATCAAATGTACCTTATTTCTACCGCCGAAGTTTCTCTGGCTGGTTTACATAGAAACGAAACCTTAGAATTTAATTCACTCCCCTTAAAATACGTTGCTTATACACCTTGTTACAGAAGAGAAGCAGGTAGTTATGGAAAAGATGTAAGAGGAATGATCAGACAACACCAATTCGATAAAGTAGAATTATTTTGGTATACAACTCCTGAAGAATCCTCTCAAGCGTTGGAAGAATTAACAAGTCACGCAGAAAAGGTGCTGCAACTTTTGAATTTACCTTATAGAGTTGTTGCTCTCTGTACCGGAGATTTAGGTTTTGCAGCAGCCAAGACTTATGATTTGGAAGTATGGTTACCTAGCTACAATGATTATAAAGAAATATCGTCATGTTCTAATACAAAAGATTTTCAAGGAAGAAGAGGAAACATAAGGTACAGGGATAGAGAAAATAAGTTAAATTTTGTTCACACACTAAATGGTTCAGGATTAGCAGTTGGAAGAACTTTAGTAGCTATAATGGAAAATTATCAAACGGCTAATGGCAAGATAGAAATTCCTGAAAAACTCATTCCTTACATGGGAAAAGAGTTCATAGGTTGA
- a CDS encoding 16S rRNA (uracil(1498)-N(3))-methyltransferase has translation MPNTFYGKKVNEEIILNEEETAHLKITKKVEGETIKVITGDGLLFTATIVKIGKKETVLEIIDKEKPQEDYKPYVSVYFGMSKWDRMHLLLEKMIELRANSFYLYRGEKSDINYTNLNKFQRTIIETSKQTVFAHIPQINFVQFEEIPKKDTIVLDLDGTNDNLGKVLKELKGAQKINLVVGPEYGFSKREKDFFSTNEFKTVNLGKSIFRFETSAIYAMSIINYEYNRLFI, from the coding sequence ATGCCAAATACGTTTTACGGGAAAAAAGTAAATGAAGAAATTATTCTAAACGAAGAAGAAACTGCACACTTAAAAATAACAAAAAAAGTCGAGGGAGAAACAATAAAAGTAATAACAGGTGATGGGTTATTATTCACGGCAACAATAGTAAAAATAGGTAAAAAAGAAACAGTTCTTGAAATTATAGACAAAGAAAAACCTCAAGAAGATTACAAACCATATGTATCAGTATATTTTGGTATGAGTAAATGGGATAGAATGCACTTACTATTAGAAAAAATGATTGAATTAAGGGCAAATAGTTTTTACCTTTACCGCGGGGAAAAATCGGATATAAATTATACAAATTTGAATAAATTCCAAAGAACTATAATAGAAACATCCAAACAAACTGTTTTTGCCCATATCCCTCAAATTAATTTTGTACAATTTGAGGAAATTCCCAAGAAAGACACGATAGTACTAGACTTAGATGGAACAAATGACAATTTAGGAAAAGTCTTAAAAGAGTTAAAGGGTGCACAGAAAATAAACTTAGTTGTTGGCCCAGAATATGGATTTTCAAAAAGAGAAAAAGACTTTTTTTCTACAAACGAATTCAAAACTGTTAATTTGGGTAAAAGTATCTTTCGTTTTGAAACTTCTGCTATATATGCAATGAGTATCATTAACTATGAATACAACAGGTTATTTATTTAA
- a CDS encoding mechanosensitive ion channel family protein yields the protein MPEWLQTTINYLIRIGISVAILFIARYLAKFIYRIIINTAEKSGRVTLQYKKSLMTILNIAMYTLGGFIIISVIFTNLSAFLAGLGIGGIIVAFAVQEPLGNLICGFLIMLNHLVVDGEAVEINGISGSVEEINVNHVVIRTWDGRRVNLPSREVWSSKIIHYWPTNIRRNEVKVGVSYSSDLNKVINVIDEAVRSAELVHIDDDHQPLIVFDGYADSSINFIVRFWAKQENFINSSMDVAKSIKQKFEENKVEIPFNQLDLHIKEVPNEITQNKENI from the coding sequence ATGCCAGAATGGCTCCAAACAACTATCAATTATCTAATAAGAATTGGTATCAGTGTTGCAATTCTCTTTATCGCGAGGTATTTAGCAAAATTTATCTATAGAATCATAATAAACACAGCAGAAAAAAGCGGAAGAGTAACGCTTCAATACAAGAAATCTTTAATGACGATATTGAACATAGCTATGTATACCTTAGGTGGTTTTATCATTATTTCTGTAATTTTTACCAACCTTAGCGCATTTCTTGCTGGATTAGGAATAGGTGGTATAATAGTCGCTTTTGCAGTACAAGAACCTCTTGGTAATTTAATATGTGGATTTTTAATAATGTTGAACCATCTTGTAGTAGATGGTGAAGCTGTCGAAATAAATGGAATATCTGGATCAGTAGAAGAGATAAACGTTAATCATGTGGTCATAAGAACATGGGATGGAAGAAGAGTCAACCTTCCCAGTAGAGAAGTTTGGTCAAGCAAGATCATTCATTATTGGCCTACAAACATAAGAAGAAACGAGGTAAAAGTTGGAGTATCTTACTCATCCGATCTAAACAAGGTAATAAACGTAATAGATGAAGCAGTACGATCAGCCGAATTAGTGCACATAGATGATGACCATCAACCGCTAATCGTTTTTGATGGTTACGCCGATTCTTCAATAAACTTCATTGTAAGGTTCTGGGCAAAACAAGAAAATTTTATAAATTCGTCGATGGATGTAGCAAAATCAATTAAACAAAAATTCGAAGAAAATAAAGTTGAAATACCTTTTAACCAATTAGACCTTCACATAAAAGAAGTCCCCAATGAAATAACACAAAACAAAGAAAATATTTAA